The DNA sequence TGCTTACCTGAACTGAGTTAAGGTGACAGTAACCATTTAGAGGAAATCTAATGACATGTGTAGAGTCGTGGTTCCAGCCCGCATTGACAGAATTACACATTACATCTCCAATTTCTGGGAAAACTTCCTCAATCAGTGACTTGTCTCCGCTTAACGTGATCCTCTCACCGAGGTCTGGTGCGACTCTGACTACCAAGCATTCGCAAGGCCTCGAGAAGCGGCCAGCCTCCTTATCTTGCTTCCATCTTTCCAGTTCCAGGAGCATGGGCTGCAGCTGGAAGTACTTGGCCTCTTCGTACAGTAAAGAATAATCCTAATAAAGTTAAAGCAGAGGAAAATTGCACACTATGAATATAATTGggatgcattcatttaaatgccTTTAGTGTTTATGGGAGTACTGGGGAAGAAATCCATGCTTTACATTGTGAGGAACATGGATAGCTATAAAAAGGTCCTAGTatgtaaaaagtcagaaataaTGTAGTAATGTTCTGTTAGATAATATATCTGTTGTCAGGAGCTAAATAAAAGGATGACATTATTCAAGCCAATAGCTACAAACACTTGGACTTCCATATGGACATCCCTGTGTTACTATATTCTAATGATTCTACTGATTGTGCAGTGATGCACTTGATGGATCAAGTGGGCATACAGAAAAAGCACATTAATACACTAGGTCAACATCAGCCAGGACTTTTGATGATCTGCCATCACTTGCTGCATGTCCCTTTTCATCTATATCAATGGGAATTGGTGCGGGTCAAACCAAAGCAAGCAGGTTATTTTAAAGCCCacgagtcctgcagcgggtcgagtacctgcgggttacctgcaaaaaaaaaggtaCCCTGCGAAATGAAGGTCGAATTTTCAGGTGctggtatagatgcgggtcgggttgcgggtctcatctcaACTAAATCTTGTGTTATATGTCTAtaatttagttattttaaaattttacaaaacttgtttctgtccctgcccacttttgatgatgtcacttcagatttgcagcaacatcatttcctgtttgatggtggtcagcggttCCAGGTcaggtagcagatcaaagtgggtaaatatgcgggttgccaTTCAGGTCCCGGGGCTGCGGGTTCGGGACTTAGAAATTGCTTCCGCACAGGTCTCTAGCCCAAGTGGGTTAGCCTTCATGGCAGAGAAGAACAAAACTGGTTCCTATCTGCaaagaaatttgaagttttttatctTCTTCCATGGTTGCAAACCAAGACTACAGAGGTATTCCCGACTATCATGCAAGTTCCCCAGGACCTTCTGCACTTGTGATTTCCATGTGTTGCCTCGTCTCATTCTGGAAGCTTTAATTATCAAATTTTTCAACCAAAAACATTCTTCTTATTACCCAACATTTAGCCAAAATATACACAATGAGTCTAGGGATGCTCAAAATATTTCACTGAAAAaatacacccatagacttcaatgcatttggcaacttttttgctgTTTACCTACAAGTATATCAGCTAGGAAATATAGAAAACGCAATAAtcactgggggggaggggttataCAAATCCAAGGTGTACTTACTTTGAAATCGTCTGAAATGAGAAGTTTTGATGTTCTCAGAAAGTTCAAAATATAACGAAACATTTGGCCATCTCTGTCGATAAAATAGTGCTGTTTCAAACTGTCCAAAACAATAGGCTCTGTGCCGTCGAACAGTCTCCCAATTCTGTAATGAGACAGACatgttttgtttgcactggagcATTTGTGCCGAGGATAAAAAGAGATGCAGACAAGTCTAAAGATAAAAGTAGCTGTCACAGTTACCAACAAGGACTA is a window from the Xenopus laevis strain J_2021 chromosome 6L, Xenopus_laevis_v10.1, whole genome shotgun sequence genome containing:
- the LOC108719227 gene encoding BTB/POZ domain-containing protein KCTD1 isoform X2, yielding MSRPLITRSPASPLNNQGIPTPAQLTKSNAPVHIDVGGHMYTSSLATLTKYPDSRIGRLFDGTEPIVLDSLKQHYFIDRDGQMFRYILNFLRTSKLLISDDFKDYSLLYEEAKYFQLQPMLLELERWKQDKEAGRFSRPCECLVVRVAPDLGERITLSGDKSLIEEVFPEIGDVMCNSVNAGWNHDSTHVIRFPLNGYCHLNSVQVLERLQQRGFEIVGSCGGGVDSSQFSEYVLRRELKRTSRAPSVIRIKQEPLD